The Aythya fuligula isolate bAytFul2 chromosome 5, bAytFul2.pri, whole genome shotgun sequence sequence gatTGCATGAAGCAATTTCTCTGGCtgatgatacagaaaaaaagaagagtagaACTAAGCACTACTATTAAACATCAACAGTTTGCATCTAAAAccctttttatgttttatatctatatctataccTTGACTTTtctgcacttaaaaataaacactagtatacatgtatacaggACAACTTGGTTGCACGAAGAAAGTCACCAATAGCCAATTTTTCATTAGAAGTATAGAATTATGGAACAAAGATCTTATGAGCTAAGcaaatattcttattttaggTAATATGACATACTTAGGCTTTTGAAACAAATCTTATTAGTTATCACTTCCTATCTCCTCATCTGATCTGCTGCCATCGTAGATATCATTCTGTGTTCTTATACTCATGTAATAAACTTCAGCTATGTCTCACACCTCAAACGGAGCTTCCCAGGAGAAATTGAACGACAAAATAACATCCACATCTCTCTCTGGCTGAAGTACCAATGGAAAGGGAGAGTTGATAGAAAAGCCACCATCCACTAGATACAAGCTCTCTTCCATGGGGGTCAACTGGTTAGGAAACGCATCCAGATGAGTGCCTGGAAGACATGTCAAGTAACTATAATGCTTCTTTACACACCTCTGGATACAAGCAACAAAAAGTTTGTGCTGGGGTTataagagaaaaagacattCCAACCCACACATTGAACTGAGAATGGCCTATAACACCCTATAAGGAGCTTGCCTCATATGAGGGAAGACAAATAGTAGATCAACTTTTTGCTATGGCATACGAAGAGTTAAATTCCCTCACTTCAATGGAATAAAATCAGTCTGGACATAGCACGTTACTGAACATTAACACACTATCCTATATCCCAGATACATACAGGTTCATTCACCTTTCCAAACCACAAATTTCTTGACATTAACATAATCTTTATGAAGATACAATCCCTGCATGAAGTTGAATGTCTCTCCACACGTGACCCGGGACTTGAAGAAATCCTGGAAAATTTGCAACAAGGGGCCCCCAGGTATAACCAAGCGAGTCTTCAGTCGTGTTGGATCTCGGAAATGAGATCTTCGACAGTCATCTACAGAAACCACAAAAGGGTGAAGAATAAATAGACAATGCTCATCCAGCTTCATCATTTCAATCAGACTTTTTTCTGCAATGTTTAGTCTGAACACTGATTTTGTcctctaattaaaaaatattgtaatgaaatttaaataagcTGCCATTTATATGGTTGGATATTTACCTGCCCTATTTAAAAGGGATTATTCGAATCATTGTCCCTTTTAATTTCAGATGCAGACAAAGAAGCCCCTGGTAGCAAGTGACAGCAAGACAACAACAGTATTTATAGTTACAGCAGCACAAGTGTGAAAAATAggtctgcagagaggaaaaaatctcTTCTACCTCTATTCCCTATGAGGTTATAAACATGCACCTAAGCAACTCTCAGCCTTTAATACACTTCCTTTTCACTAGTAGAGAGGTATCATACAAATGAAGAATACTAACATTCAACCAGATtattcaacatttaaaaaaaaaaaaataggccaaGAAGGGAACTGAAAACTTATTCTTCACCTCCTGCATAGCTGTTGGGTTTCTGCCCTTCTCTTCTTGTGGTAAGGACCCCTGAACTGCAAGAGGTGTTTAAGAGAAATCCCAGAACTAGCCAAAATTATAGTCAAggtcatattaaaaaaatatatatatatattatactcTATTCACTATGTATGCAATAGTGATACATATGTAATAGAGTAATATACAGCACAAGAGCTATCTGTCCAAACCCATCCCTTATGCTAGCTTTGAAAACTACACACACTAcattctttaaatttttaaatgttcttacCTATAACTTTGATAACATCTTTGAAAGGCTCTAGAAAGCTCAATCCTGTTCCAACTACTTTCAAGCAGATATCATCCAAGCTTGCAGCAAAGGCACTGCCCCACATTCCTGCAAAAGAAGTAAGGAATAATTTAATACTTGAAAGGCTTTTTCTGGTATAACCAAAAGGCCTATTACTCAGCTGCCATCATGGAGAAGGTTGCCACTCAACCCCTACTATTCTAATATTTGTTGTTTGAGTTTAAACCTTTGAGTGAATCATGACAAATTCAGATGCAATAATCTAATGAAGAAACTTCTATGAGAGGGAAGCTCTTCTATGAGATAAAGAAAGATGGCAAGAGAATGGGAAGAGCTAAAGCAGTAGTTTTTGGCAGGTATGATCAAGAGTGGACTGGGTAGAAAGATACAGGGAATTAGAAGAGACTTAGTGCCTAGCTTTGCAGACAAACCTACTGAGACAGAAGATTAGCGAGGTATCCAGGGCAGACTCTGAGCAATAGTGGTTGGCAAAGAAGTTCAGAAGTACATAGAAATGCCTGtatgaagcagcagctgcatagCAAGCACAGttgcagaggggttggaactagatgatgccttccaacccaagctgttgtatgattctattattctttAAGAAAGCTTTATGAGCTCTTGCAGGGCCTAAAGATCTTCTGACCCAACTGAAGAATTCCAGCTTTAAGTAACTACCATTGTGTTCCAAATcgtggaaagaaaatacttccaGTACATTAGCTTTAGTTcttttactctgaaaaaaattttataaacaatttatAGTCTTCACATTCCTGACTCTGTTTCTAATAAAACAGCATCTTTGTATGTAGATTGTCACTGCCTGCATACACCTTCAAGGATAATGCTCCAAATAGGATGCAGCTCTTAAGTGTAAAGGCCATTAGGACTCTCTATGATCATATGATATAAACAATTAAGATTTAAACATAAGATATAAAATAGACATAAATAACATACGATATAAGCAGATATAAACAACTAAGGCAAATTGGAGAAACCACCTAAAACTGAGACCTAGAGAACCACACTCACTGACAGCATCATCTCAAGCACCTAACCCAATTTTGCCTCATCTCCTTGATGCACTACACTCATGAGGGGTACATCATGGTTGAATCTGTTACTCAGGCACACCAAAGAACTAGTTTTAGGAAGACAGGAAGACAAATGTCTAATACCACAACCACAGCACTTGCAAGTACCAATAAACAAGGCAGTAAGTACCAATAAACCTTGGAAAAGAACAACACTATcccaagcaaaaatattttgaagtgcaGGATAATTCACTCTAACTTTGAGGAAGCAATAGTCTTCCCTGACCTTCCCTGGATTTTGATCTACAGTAATTGTACAGTAAGTTTGATGTACAGTAATTTATTCCTACaaggatttcattttaattgagGGAAAGGTTCTCTAGTTAAAATGCACATCCTGTTCAGCAACCTGTCTGATCTCCATTTAACACTGAACATTAAGCTGACACTCAAAATACTTCTTTCTCTGTTCAggttctgaaaaatatatgagGGATCTTAAGAGACCTTTTACTAACACAGAAGATAAAGCTGACAGAagataaatgattttaaaaattaaaaaaaaaacaaacaacaaaaaaaaacttcagcaaCAAGGAAGAAATGATGTAAATGCAGCAACATGATGTAACAGGCAACATGACCTCCTACACATATGACCATATCTAAAAGCAATGTGATGCTACACAGCTTGGCTGAACGTTAAATTTTTTGCAAACAGTAATATCAAAAATATATGCCctcattttctgaattaatcTAGACACATTCACTGGGCTTTTGTAACACCACTGGAAGCTAGTCTTCAAAAAGACTCTGCAGACTAAGGAGTATCAGACTATAATACTGTAACAACTGCACCTAAACCTTTAGAGAAAGATCTGACATTTTTACCCTTTTTGAACTCTTTAGAAAGGGACAAAAAAGCATAGGTTTCAGTTGGTAAGTCCTAAAAGCAATGTGACTTTCTATCTACCCCTTCTATTTATTACTGTAAGCTCATACCTTGTAGAAAACAAATTCTAGGCTCTGGACGTTTCTGGATGAGTCTTCCCATGAAGAACTCACTGTCGAAGTCCTCTGTTCGGACAAAAGCTCCGTATTTGCGAAACCCAACTTCATAGGGAGTAAACTCACACCATTCTAAGAACAAGACATCCGATTAGTGAGGATTTACTCACCTCAAAGTAAGTGTAGGTAAAAAATACTCATTTGATTTCTGTTCACACAAGTGGGGCATAAGGGAGTCTCCCTCCACTTCTTTCACTATTACTGTGGACTTCCTTGCCATTCTTTTCATGGAGCCTCCATCTTACACACACATCATTAATATCAACTGCTGTACAGGTTTCACTACCTCAATCccatctcttttcttcctggctttttggagaaaaaaactttttttttttttttttgctccattTTGACTGTTACTGCAGAAATATCCTACCCATTTCACCtctattttaaacttttttcatCATGTCAAAGGGAAGCTACTTcaattttcctgtattttcctcATCCTGTTTACTATCAGTAAATATTACAATACTGACTTCACATCTCAGTTGACCGACTGTGTTAGAATTCATTGTCTACTTATTGAAATGTCCCTTCATGCTTGAAAGCTTTccacaaatatttgcaaatgaaattCATTGTCCTTCAAgttctgctttaaaattcatCTTCCTTACATACACCCACACACACTCTTCCTGAACAaaagaagagcaacaaaaagggaaaaaaataatagttgtACAATGATGGACACAACGGTTTGTGTTCCTGTTTGACTCTGTGATTGCTTgttgctttgtatttaaaattgcaAGTGACATGCAATAGGACTGGCCTTTTTGTTCTGCAACTGTACAACCAACAAGAACCCAGGCTGTTAAATACCACTATTTTCATGACACATGCTGCAAGTTTTCCAATCCATCATATTACCTGAATTTTCCATAAATCAGATATGTGagattataaaagaaaaatcccagctACATGAAGTAGGTCTCTCGATTACCAAGTACTTCGGTTTTCCAATGCAGACAGACTTAAGTATTACAACAATCTTCCTTCTTAGCTCCTGAATATTTCAGGCATTTTCTTGTAAAACATGCAGAGTAGCCAGCTGAGTTAATACTCTTCCTTCATAGccataatgaaaacatttgtaattGGGATGACAACACACTGTTATTCATAACCCTATCACCTTTTAAGCCCTGTTATCTGTTGTCAGCTGTTCATTACCTGAATAGTGAGTTTCAACAAAAGACAACTGGAACTGTGTAGGTGAAAGGAATTTACAGATTTTAGCAAACCAAAAGAAACCTGCCATGTTCACACCTGCAAAGTCACCACTACTAATATTGGGTCTCACATTGACAGCTGCATAGATGGGATATGGGTTCTGGGCCCATTTCACTGCTTCTTGCTGATCAGACAGCTTTGATGGATCTTCCTGGTTACAAACAAAGAAGGAGAAACATATTAACATAAATTCTGTCCCCATACTTCAGTAATTTGAAGCTGTTTCTTACCATCTGACTAACAATGCTACTAATTCAAagtccctttcctccctcagTCCATGCATACAATTAAGTTTTGTCGTGATTTCTGCAGTTGTATAATTAGAATATCAGGTGTTATTAACATGCTACTTACCCCTCTGATTTCAATTAACATAAATACTGCACAGTAATACAGTTTTGCAAAACCACTATCAACATTTTTTCAGGATTAACCTGCCCAATACAAAAGCTATTAATTTAACAAGTTATTCCAAATAAACACTCAGTTTTTCTATAGCACTAATacataaaatttgaaaattctTTAGTAAAGAGGGGTGCTGGGATATCTGaggcagagagaaacaaaaaccctcTATGTTTATTCCACAACACTGCCTATTCCCAAACAGCCGATAAAGGCAGAGACTAATTAATTTCTTGACATTCAACATATGGGTGTGCTGAGGTCCCAGCTGGAAAACTAACATGAACTCTTTTACCTTCTGTTGTAGGAAATACTCCACAATAAGACCCCACAAATCTGTGAAGGAAACTTTCCGTCCACTACTTTCCATTGAATTCAACTCCTGGAAATAGTATTTCAGTCGTTCTGGGGAAAATGCCCCTCCTTTGCTGCTGGACACAGTACCCTGAGCTCTGTCAATTGCATCTTGAAGATCTTTCTGTGACCAGTAAGGGTCTTGATACAATGTCGATAAACACCTGAAAATGATTACATTAATGTCATCAGTAAAAGTGGCCTTTATGTTAACAATGAATTATAGCTAGACATTGTTACTCCTGTGAGTAATATTTACTTCATGGCTTGAGAAGTCTAGCTAAAAATAAGACATTGTAAAGAGCCAATAAGAATTGATCTCTGTGCTCTAAAACATGCTGAGAACCCTGAGACCTCCATAACAGCTTCTCCCTGATTCCTAATGTATCTTTCACGGACGTTACAAAAATCATGTATTAGCTCACGTGCTAACTTATAAATATGAGTTAACTTCAGACCATAACGACTCTGAGAGACTATCAGACAGCAAGGGTTCTACTGCACAGTAATAAAGGCCATAGCCTTCATCAGAACACAGGTCTGGTTAAAATGAGACAGTTTGGATGCTTGGTTAGAGGATGActaaatttatttgaaagtcTAACTTTGAATCAAAAGGTTAATTAAGAATGTTATACAAATAGAAGTTAATGCACAAAGCTATGGAagggtgtagtgggtttacgtggcaaggttttggtagcagggggctataggggtggtttctgtgagaaagatctagaagctgccccatgtttgggaagggccccattgttttccagatctgagccaataagcgatgttgtttgcgcctccgtgagagcatatttaagacagggaaaaaacgctgcgccacacagcagccgggagagtcaagggagtgggagaacagccttgcaccaaggtcagtgtagaaggagggggagaggtgctccaggcgccggagcagaagtcccctgcggcctgtggtgaggaccatggtgaagcaggatgtccccctgcagcccatggagtaccacggtggagcagggttccacgctgcagcccgtggaggagaccacggtggagcaggtggccctgcaccgacggaggctgccgcctgtggaagacccctgccggagcagattccgggccggacctgtagcccgtggagaggagaccacgcaggagcaggtgatctggcaggagctgctgcccgtaggggagccaggttggagcagttttctcctgagggatggaccccgtggtacggacccatatctggagcagttctggaagagctgctgcctgtgggaagcccacgccggatcagttcatcaaggactgcatcccgtgggtgggaccccacagcacaggggacgagagtgaccgagaaggagcggcagagaagaagtgctgtagactgaccataacccccattccccgttcccctgcgccgctcagggggaggaggtggaaaagggtggatggggggggaaggtgcttttggtttttttttttcctttgttttctcacttctctcgcttgttagttgtaggcaataaatcttactatctccttatgccgagtctgttttgcccgttacaataattattgcgtgattttctcgtccttatctcaatccttgagcccttttcacatattttctccccattcctctttgaggagggggagtgagagagcggctgtggtggagctcggctgcccactcgagcggaaccacgacaaagGGAAGGTTATATTGTCAAGATTCAAAACTCAGTTAAATCATTTCACGAAAACAATACGTACTTATAGGAAGGATGGATTTCAACACACACTTCAAAAACTGAGCTACTGAAACATTCTAACCATGTCTGACACTTCAGCACATTGCTCCAGACTACCAAATCCAGTGCTATTCCGCCACTCAGCTGCATATGCTATTGCAGAAGTTAGTGACTTAGTGGTCTGCATAGAGATGTTTCCAGTGTTGCACCACCCTGGTTATCTTCTTGGCAACAGTAAGCACATAGGGCAAGTTTTTGAAGTCAGGGTTCTGAGGGAATCCACAGCAGCTTTATTCATGTACTAAGTTCTGCTACTAGCTGCCATGCttgcaaaagcagcagatttATAAATTTAGCCAATAGCTGTATAAGTTACAAGTGATAATGAATCTTTGACTCTTTAGGATTCCCATCAGAACTCTCAGGCGAAATCTGATGAAacatttaacttcattttctgtctgtaaatGGCAAAAATACAGTTCTGGCCTTATTTTTTGCATCGATACTAACATATTCAACTATAAGTTTCTGGAGTCAACACTGCACACAACTTACCAAGTAGAGCCAGAAATCCCACTCAGATATATTGCAGCATCCAGAAGGCCCAGCTGCTGAAGCCCAGCTAGGCTGCCATAGAATGAAGTCAGTGCTCTCATCCCACCTCCAGACCCCAGTACTGCTACAACTGGAACCTGCAGCCAGCAAACTCAGGAATGACAATCACAGACTTTTGAATTGCCAGTAAATCAACAGTTACACAGAAGTAATCCTGTTCAAGTCTCATTCTTACACAGGAAATAATATATCCGTTCCATTTacatttcaattaattttaggTTTGATTTCCATCAGCACCCTTTTCCCTGTTCTGTAATTGAAATACATGGCTTACCACAAAAATACCAGTTATCTTCATGACAGTGACTTACTGAAACTGTTATGTATATTAACACACATTTAGTTGCATGCCATACAACATGCACGTTAgaataggggaaaaaaggagcGGTGATTCTTCTAACAGCACCTGAAGATCACGGGGGAATATATCAGGATATCTAGAAATAACTGTCTCCAAATCAGCAATTTAGAAGCTGGTTCTCTATGGTGAGCTTCAACTAAACCATTCTAAAATTGTCTCTCCCATCATCATAATTCAGAGCTCAAAGTCTAATATATAGGAAATACATAGCAAATCACACACACCCCTCAGAATTTTAGAAATACAAGATGTGAGACTTCAGTAATGAAACGCTGCGGGGATCTCTCATGGTAAATGTGAACCATATTCTGTTGGTTATAGGCAAAGAATCCTACAATACTTAACTAATTATCAACCAAGCACAAAGGATTTATGAATTTCTCTGTGCTCAATACCTCATCTTTCCGAGGGGATTCCTTTAAATTAAGAGTCTTCTTCAGCACCTCAGAAactaatttcttccttttgtccacaaattctctctcctctttACAGAGGTCAAAACCCAGACGTATATCTAGATCCCaagtactgaaaaagaaatcaaagaataCACAAAAAACAGTAAGTTCTGCAGAATTTGTAATTTCCtgggaaaagcattttttgtaaACACATTCTAGGTGCTGACATGAATCACTGGACTAAACTGTTAGATGGCTACCACTCAGACTGCTGTCTGAAGTGTATGTCTATTTACTAGCTGTTTTGCAATAAGAgcatttggaattaaaaatgaaacatctcCCTGTAGTTTTTCTCTCTATGTCTAAATACAAAATTTGTGTCAGGCAGTCATTCAGGTTAAGCTTCAGGAATTTCacagacaggaagaaaagactCTCAGTGGTTGAAAGAAAATTGTACGAGGAACAATTGAGAACACTGCACTGACACGGATGGAAAATGAGgggaaagtgattttttaaaacagtgtcAGGAGGgtacaacaggaaaacaaacttgCTATACGAGTTTTTGAAAGGGGAGGAGGATCTTCAGTTAATGACTATATACCTAATTACCCTACCAACTCATAAGACAACTTCTCAATTTTGTGTGTTATTATTTCCTTAACACTCCTTTCTTGCACCATTCCCCCATTCAAGCTCTTCACACATCAAGCTGTCCTTCCCTATTTGTCAGTACAGCACCATGCATATTCTGGGAACTATCTGCATCTATCAAAACTACTTAATATTTACACCATCAGCTTCCCACACTTCATATGTTTAAGtgttaggaaaacagaaaatgttgttcAGATTTCAGCAGGATTGACACCAATCCAAGAGATAGTGTCTTGAAAGAGAATAATCAcatatgtgaaaagaaaaataatcaaggtTTTCTCTTTTATCTGTCCCAAGAGTTTGATTGAGACAGCAGACtttcccagagcagcagggataATCACTCAGCTCCCTATGAGAATTAAGGCCTTTCCTCATTTTAGAGATCTTTGAGGTTCCCACTCACCTCTCTTCAGCTTTCAAACTTATATCCAAACTTTCTCCCtgtgaacacagaaaaaatcTTGCAATTGATAGCAACTGCATAGGTGGCACTACTAAATACAGGTTATTACATCAACATGGTCACAAGATACTAACTAGAACAACACTCATTCACAAAACTACCTCTGTGGAACACCTTTCTCTTCAAcctatttcaaacatttttagtAATCTGAAATAGTTTATTTACAGTGACTAAACAAAATCAGAGAGCAGacagaacatttatttcttctgcaagcttcttgcttctctcctcctcagatatttttgtttcttacctTTGCCAgccatgaaaacatttttagaaaagctGCACTGAGTATTCATTCTAGATCTACAAGAAAACAGCACTCCTAAGAATCACATGCAGTTTAACTTTCCAAATGCCTAAAACTGGTGGGGGGTATTCAAAGCATGTTAAAATAGGTGCAATAATTGACATTACCTCTCCCAGAGAAACAACTCTATCAACTTTTTGTCCAACAGGAAGGGAATTAACTGGTACTGTCCCCCGTCCCAGAACTGTAGTATGCTTTTCAATATCAGGGTTCATCCCAtcctaa is a genomic window containing:
- the PLA2G4F gene encoding cytosolic phospholipase A2 zeta → MFCEVLRGLVPHRVLPFLAAVLFQRKERRETGFYHWRWEKHPYYNLTVKVLRARNIKGTDLLSKADCYVEMKLPTASPMVYRTQVVDNCDNPEWNETFQYRIHSAVKNILEMTLYDEDVLVSDELTSIVFDVGGMKPGQPLLRTFKLNPEDNEELDVEFCLEKCSDTPTEVLTNGVLVVHPCLSLQGTVNKEEKIKEKQQGSCAVKLSVPGAYQKQLHIPWRPDNEKDYGTSFVFHVDKEMHPELQVELEQTISILQDGMNPDIEKHTTVLGRGTVPVNSLPVGQKVDRVVSLGEGESLDISLKAEESTWDLDIRLGFDLCKEEREFVDKRKKLVSEVLKKTLNLKESPRKDEVPVVAVLGSGGGMRALTSFYGSLAGLQQLGLLDAAIYLSGISGSTWCLSTLYQDPYWSQKDLQDAIDRAQGTVSSSKGGAFSPERLKYYFQELNSMESSGRKVSFTDLWGLIVEYFLQQKEDPSKLSDQQEAVKWAQNPYPIYAAVNVRPNISSGDFAEWCEFTPYEVGFRKYGAFVRTEDFDSEFFMGRLIQKRPEPRICFLQGMWGSAFAASLDDICLKVVGTGLSFLEPFKDVIKVIDDCRRSHFRDPTRLKTRLVIPGGPLLQIFQDFFKSRVTCGETFNFMQGLYLHKDYVNVKKFVVWKGTHLDAFPNQLTPMEESLYLVDGGFSINSPFPLVLQPERDVDVILSFNFSWEAPFEVLELAQKYCEEREIPFPKIKLSDEDEKKPKECYMFVDNNNPKAPIVLHFPLVNDTFRKYKAPGVERESEDEKSFGDFVIETKDSPYRTLNFTLEPYDFRRLVEVNRYNVLNNKDTLFKTLNLALQRRKRKNVINTSNT